A genome region from Cucumis sativus cultivar 9930 chromosome 4, Cucumber_9930_V3, whole genome shotgun sequence includes the following:
- the LOC116403548 gene encoding LOW QUALITY PROTEIN: cytochrome c oxidase assembly protein COX11, mitochondrial-like (The sequence of the model RefSeq protein was modified relative to this genomic sequence to represent the inferred CDS: deleted 1 base in 1 codon): protein MAGGGMIGQLLRRKLKTQSTSFGALAFLGDGVPEHLSFATAASCYEADHGLQCPSYIWSRNGNLSSHVHASLTSNFLLQSTYSLSRTCNVYKRGTGLDVCELKMGRGFHSQSFQKHWFSPLSTRYIGRYSSLHNIQRSYSTAAIERKSKNMLFYLVALVLTMVGCSYAAVPLYRRFCQATGYGGTVQRRESVEEKIARHAKDGTVTTRDIVVQFNADVADGMPWKFIPTQREVRVKPGESALAFYTAENRSSTPITGVSTYNVTPMKAAIYFNKIQCFCFEEQRLLPGEQIDMPVFFYIDPEFETDPKMDGINNLILSYTFFKVSEE, encoded by the exons ATGGCTGGTGGAGGAATGATCGGGCAGTTACTAAGGAGGAAGCTTAAGACCCAGTCTACC TCCTTTGGAGCACTTGCTTTTCTTGGAGATGGCGTGCCAGAACATTTGAGCTTTGCAACAGCAGCATCCTGCTATGAGGCTGATCATGGGTTACAGTGTCCAAGCTACATCTGGTCTCGCAATGGTAATCTCAGTTCACATGTTCATGCATC GTTGACATCCAACTTTCTACTGCAGTCAACTTATAGTTTAAGTCGAACTTGTAATGTTTATAAAAGAGGTACTGGTTTAGATGTATGTGAATTAAAAATGGGACGCGGCTTTCATTCACAGTCATTTCAAAAGCATTGGTTTTCACCCCTTTCTACTCGTTATATTGGGAGGTATTCTTCCTTGCACAATATTCAGCGCAGCTACTCTACAGCTGCTATTGAACGGAAGTCCAAAAATATGCTTTTCTACCTTGTAGCATTGGTTCTTACCATGGTAGGATGTAGTTATGCGGCTGTTCCTCTTTATAGGAGGTTCTGCCAAGCTACTGGTTATGGGGGCACTGTTCAGCGCCGTGAg agtgttgaagaaaaaattgctCGCCATGCTAAAGATGGAACAGTAACTACAAG GGATATTGTTGTCCAGTTTAATGCTGACGTAGCTGATGGAATGCCTTGGAAGTTTATTCCAACACAGAGAGAG GTAAGGGTAAAACCTGGAGAAAGTGCACTTGCATTCTATACTGCTGAAAATAGAAGTTCAACTCCAATTACTGGTGTGTCTACGTACAATGTTACACCTATGAAG GCCGCAATCTACTTCAATAAAATACAATGCTTTTGCTTTGAAGAGCAACGTCTCCTTCCCGGGGAGCAGATCGACATGCCT GTGTTCTTCTATATTGATCCTGAGTTTGAAACTGACCCAAAAATGGACGGCATC AACAATTTGATTCTATCATACACTTTTTTCAAAGTCTCAGAAGAATAG
- the LOC116403226 gene encoding LOW QUALITY PROTEIN: probable trehalose-phosphate phosphatase J (The sequence of the model RefSeq protein was modified relative to this genomic sequence to represent the inferred CDS: deleted 1 base in 1 codon), giving the protein MTNQNVVVSDTKSGINMSITVAVSNSSIFATTAQKPPPAPAGAAGGGGYISISRKKILKDLDVNGGWIESMRASSPTHVKSLPSFSASDDHRQNSWMHLHPSALDMFDQIIEASKGKQIVMFLDYDGTLSPIVEDPDKAFMSEAMRKTVKKLATCFPTAIVSGRCRDKVYGFIRLAELYYAGSHGMDIKGPTKSSKFKKAVNQGLLFQPASEFLPMIDEVYQQLVQKMKSTPGAKVENNKFCISVHFRCVDEKQWNNLAQEVKSVLKEYPMLRLTQGRKVLEIRPTIKWDKGKALEFLLESLGYANCSDVFPIYIGDDRTDEDAFKVLRERNQGFGILVSKIPKDTHASYSLREPSEVMYFLQRLVQWKRPSLLRRRHCRV; this is encoded by the exons ATGACGAACCAGAATGTGGTAGTTTCCGATACTAAATCCGGCATC AATATGTCCATCACCGTCGCTGTTTCTAACTCCTCTATCTTCGCCACCACCGCTCAAAAACCCCCACCTGCTCCTGCCGGTGCTGCTGGTGGCGGTGGTTACATCTCCATTTCCCGTAAAAAAATCCTTAAAGACCTTGATGTTAATGGCGGTTGGATTGAATCAATGAGAGCTTCCTCTCCTACCCATGTTAAATCTCTCCCTTCATTCTCTGCTTCCGACGACCACCGCCAAAATTCTTGGATG CATCTTCATCCTTCTGCACTGGATATGTTCGATCAGATAATTGAAGCTTCCAAAGGGAAACAAATTGTTATGTTTCTGGATTACGATGGAACTCTTTCTCCGATTGTTGAAGACCCCGACAAAGCCTTCATGTCCGAAGCT ATGAGGAAGACAGTGAAAAAGCTGGCTACTTGTTTTCCGACCGCCATCGTAAGTGGCAGATGCAGAGACAAG GTGTATGGATTTATAAGACTGGCGGAGCTTTACTACGCCGGGAGCCATGGAATGGACATTAAAGGTCCAACGAAAAGctcaaaattcaagaaagCT GTTAATCAAGGTCTTCTCTTCCAACCAGCCAGTGAGTTTCTTCCTATGATAGACGAG GTTTATCAACAGCTGGTacagaaaatgaaatcaactCCAGGAGCCAAAGTGGAGaacaacaaattttgtatctCAGTGCATTTTCGATGTGTTGatgaaaag CAATGGAATAATTTGGCCCAAGAAGTGAAATCAGTGCTTAAAGAATACCCCATGCTCCGACTAACCCAAGGAAGAAAG GTACTCGAAATCCGTCCCACTATCAAGTGGGACAAAGGGAAGGCACTCGAGTTTTTGCTAGAATCACTAG GATATGCAAATTGTTCCGACGTGTTTCCTATTTATATCGGAGATGATCGTACGGATGAAGATGCATTTAAG GTTCtaagagaaagaaatcaaGGGTTTGGGATTCTTGTATCCAAAATTCCTAAAGACACTCATGCTTCCTACTCTCTACGAGAACCTTCCGAG gTTATGTACTTCTTACAACGTTTGGTGCAATGGAAACGACCATCTTTattaagaagaagacattGCAGGGTTTGA
- the LOC101210456 gene encoding LOW QUALITY PROTEIN: protein ALTERED PHOSPHATE STARVATION RESPONSE 1 (The sequence of the model RefSeq protein was modified relative to this genomic sequence to represent the inferred CDS: inserted 3 bases in 2 codons): MGGTNSKIENNEALRLCKERKRYIKQAIDSRYALAAAHVCYVQALRNVGVSLRRYAEAEVLIESSLSTSATEIDKTPSHSSYPSPCPSHTADASESPLQESPISPPIATISYMVAGGGTPLTVKVRPXSNHSFVYEESVADSSPLPPPPPPPLHESGPSWXYFDTNDEIESFRFLGTGGMDVSFEDERMWKQFKGEMIDPTKDKSHEGTSKLEAVQKAGDNGENLSSFEAVEERNLEMTRREDKEVNSASLSNKVVLEQSASRGGMELEKRLCTEQEDPSEFITHRAKDFLSSIKEIDNRFQRASESGREISRMLEANKIRVGYLEENGSISGFAFLDPLRRLRLVCCPAKPALYSHEEAHKTKVITWKRSTSTRSSSSRNPLAAKDDDDSGSEFVEEFCMISGSHSSTLDRLYAWERKLYDEVKASESIRKEYDRKCDQLRYLFAKDYSTQVIDKTRAVVKDLHSRIRVAIYSVDSISKRIEKMRDEEMQPQLIELIQGLIRMWKAMLECHHSQYITISLAYHSKSTAMGTPRADAQRQISIQLQQEIECFGLSFANWINSLASYVGALNGWLQHCIQPQDRSKSRRPFSPRRVIAPPIFVLCRDWLIGIDDLPSNELSNAIRAFLGELNCSISQQAELQRKQKLVEANTGEELEGKADENATFSSNISCIHSSLTKVLDRLTKFSEASLKMYEDVRQKSEAAQSTYLNYKPVRY, from the exons ATGGGTGGTACGAACTCCAAAATCGAGAACAACGAAGCCCTACGCCTTTGTAAGGAGCGAAAACGGTACATCAAACAGGCCATCGATTCGAGATACGCTCTAGCCGCTGCGCATGTTTGTTACGTTCAGGCCCTCAGAAACGTCGGCGTTTCTCTCCGACGATATGCCGAGGCTGAGGTGTTGATAGAATCGTCTTTGTCAACATCGGCTACCGAGATCGACAAAACGCCGTCGCATTCCTCTTATCCGTCTCCATGTCCGTCGCACACTGCCGATGCTTCGGAGTCTCCATTGCAGGAAAGCCCCATTTCTCCGCCGATAGCCACTATTAGTTACATGGTCGCCGGAGGTGGAACTCCTCTTACTGTCAAGGTCCGGCC AAGTAACCATAGTTTTGTGTATGAAGAATCAGTTGCTGATTCTTCCCCATTGCCTCCACCACCCCCGCCGCCACTCCACGAGTCAGGGCCGTCTT ATTACTTTGATACCaatgatgaaattgagagCTTTAGGTTTTTGGGGACTGGTGGAATGGATGTGAGCTTTGAGGATGAGAGAATGTGGAAGCAATTTAAGGGAGAAATGATTGATCCCACCAAAGATAAATCTCATGAAGGAACTTCAAAGCTAGAAGCAGTGCAAAAAGCTGGTGATAATGGTGAGAATTTGAGTTCCTTTGAGGCtgttgaagaaagaaatttggagATGACGAGACGGGAAGATAAAGAGGTTAATTCGGCAAGTTTATCAAACAAAGTTGTGCTTGAACAATCTGCTTCGAGAGGCGGGATGGAGTTGGAGAAGAGATTGTGTACTGAACAAGAGGATCCCTCAGAGTTTATTACTCATAGAGCTAAAGATTTTCTTTCCAGCATTAAGGAGATCGATAATCGGTTTCAGAGAGCTTCGGAATCTGGGAGGGAGATCTCTAGAATGCTTGAAGCCAATAAAATCAGAGTTGGATACCTTGAAGAAAACG GAAGTATATCCGGTTTTGCTTTTCTCGACCCTTTACGTCGATTACGACTTGTTTGTTGTCCTGCAAAACCTGCCCTCTATTCTCATG AAGAAGCTCATAAGACAAAAGTGATTACATGGAAAAGGTCAACATCAACTCGGTCATCTTCATCAAGGAATCCTCTTGCTGCCAAAGATGACGATGACAGTGGAAGTGAGTTTGTAGAAGAGTTCTGTATGATCTCTGGAAGTCATTCCTCTACCTTGGATCGGCTTTACGCGTGGGAGAGGAAACTCTACGATGAAGTCAAG GCAAGCGAATCCATTAGGAAGGAGTATGATCGTAAGTGTGATCAACTCAGATATCTATTTGCAAAGGATTACAGTACACAAGTCATCGACAAAACGAGGGCAGTTGTCAAGGATCTGCACTCCCGGATACGAGTTGCAATTTATTCTGTTGATTCAATATCAAAACGCATTGAGAAAATGAGGGATGAAGAGATGCAGCCACAACTTATTGAGCTCATTCAGGG GTTGATCAGGATGTGGAAGGCGATGCTTGAATGTCATCACTCACAGTACATAACAATATCATTGGCATATCATTCAAAGAGTACTGCCATGGGTACACCTCGAGCAGATGCACAGAGGCAGATATCGATCCAACTTCAACAAGAAATCGAATGTTTTGGCCTAAGCTTTGCAAACTGGATCAACAGCCTTGCATCGTATGTTGGTGCTTTGAACGGCTGGCTACAGCATTGTATTCAGCCACAGGATCGTTCAAAGAGCAGAAGGCCATTCTCTCCTCGCCGTGTCATTGCCCCACCTATCTTTGTCCTTTGTCGTGATTGGTTAATCGGAATTGATGACCTTCCATCCAATGAACTCAGCAATGCCATCAGAGCCTTCTTGGGAGAATTGAACTGTTCAATATCCCAACAAGCTGAACTACAGAGGAAACAGAAGCTTGTCGAAGCAAACACTGGTGAAGAACTAGAAGGGAAGGCCGACGAAAATGCCACATTCTCTTCAAATATAAGTTGCATACATTCAAGTTTAACAAAAGTTCTCGATCGACTAACGAAATTTTCTGAGGCCTCACTCAAAATGTACGAAGATGTTAGACAGAAAAGCGAGGCCGCACAATCAacatatttgaattataagCCAGTTAGATATTAA